Proteins from a single region of Salipiger sp. H15:
- a CDS encoding lytic transglycosylase domain-containing protein: protein MLRASVAAAVLVLGLLAAPAPAETPAPFPDFSAKRVTPPKPGTKKRITVQIVAPPPKPVPIAPAPAPDTPAPGSGPGRAEGTGSYDWFWQAVSPALSASGPGRLEPALLKLGNPPQGGGVRTPRLQQLQDIAARHGIELLKATVGTRVSPALALAVMAVESGGRSDAVSRAGAQGLMQLMPATAARFGVANALDPVQNIRGGVAFLDFLMERFDGDPILVLAGYNAGENSIPQYQGVPPYAETRDYVPKVLAAFTVAKGLCLTPPQLISDGCVFRVAAR, encoded by the coding sequence ATGCTACGCGCCTCCGTCGCGGCGGCGGTGCTGGTGCTCGGCCTGCTCGCGGCGCCCGCCCCGGCCGAGACGCCCGCGCCCTTCCCGGATTTCTCGGCAAAGCGGGTGACCCCGCCGAAGCCCGGCACGAAGAAGCGCATCACCGTGCAGATCGTCGCGCCGCCGCCGAAACCCGTGCCGATCGCGCCCGCGCCCGCCCCGGACACTCCGGCACCCGGATCCGGGCCGGGCCGGGCCGAGGGCACGGGCAGCTACGACTGGTTCTGGCAGGCGGTCTCGCCGGCGCTCTCGGCCTCGGGCCCGGGCCGGCTCGAGCCGGCGCTGCTCAAGCTCGGCAATCCACCGCAGGGCGGGGGGGTGCGCACGCCGCGGCTGCAGCAGCTGCAGGACATCGCCGCGCGCCACGGCATCGAGCTGCTCAAGGCCACGGTCGGCACCCGCGTCTCGCCCGCGCTCGCGCTCGCGGTGATGGCGGTGGAATCGGGCGGGCGCAGCGATGCGGTCAGCCGGGCCGGGGCGCAGGGGCTGATGCAGCTCATGCCCGCCACCGCCGCGCGCTTCGGCGTCGCCAACGCGCTCGACCCGGTGCAGAACATCCGCGGCGGCGTCGCCTTCCTCGATTTTCTCATGGAGCGCTTCGACGGCGATCCGATCCTCGTGCTGGCGGGCTACAACGCCGGCGAGAACTCGATCCCCCAGTACCAGGGCGTGCCTCCCTATGCCGAGACCCGCGACTACGTGCCCAAGGTGCTCGCCGCCTTCACCGTCGCCAAGGGGCTCTGCCTGACCCCGCCGCAACTGATCTCCGACGGCTGCGTCTTCCGCGTCGCCGCCCGCTGA
- a CDS encoding OmpA family protein, whose product MQARQRLTGPATVRTATAALGLALLAACSTHESGSGVDDGSFGNATMTNTLVMTGQEGYVHDLSTRFAAEVPSMVTFAFNSSVLDAEAQSVLRRQADWIRQFPEIRFRVYGHTDLVGSASYNQSLGLRRAQAVVRYLSTLGISTSRLEAVVSYGETQPLIVTEGRERRNRRTITEVSGFVAGHPALLDGKYAQVIYREYVRSAQPETVLTGGSITEAGSGG is encoded by the coding sequence ATGCAGGCACGACAGCGACTGACCGGCCCCGCGACCGTCCGCACCGCAACCGCGGCCCTCGGCCTCGCGCTGCTTGCAGCCTGCTCGACCCACGAGAGCGGCTCGGGCGTCGACGACGGCAGCTTCGGCAATGCCACGATGACCAACACGCTGGTGATGACCGGTCAGGAGGGCTACGTGCATGACCTCTCGACCCGCTTCGCCGCCGAGGTGCCGAGCATGGTCACCTTCGCCTTCAACAGCAGCGTGCTCGACGCCGAGGCGCAGTCCGTGCTGCGCCGACAGGCCGACTGGATCCGCCAGTTCCCCGAGATCCGCTTCCGCGTCTACGGCCACACCGACCTCGTGGGCAGCGCCAGCTACAACCAGTCGCTCGGCCTGCGCCGCGCGCAGGCCGTGGTGCGCTACCTCTCGACGCTCGGGATCAGCACCTCGCGGCTCGAGGCCGTCGTTTCCTACGGGGAAACACAGCCGCTCATCGTCACCGAGGGCCGCGAGCGGCGCAACCGGCGGACCATCACCGAGGTTTCGGGATTCGTCGCCGGCCACCCGGCGCTGCTCGACGGCAAATACGCGCAGGTGATCTACCGCGAATACGTCCGCAGCGCTCAACCCGAGACTGTGCTGACCGGAGGTTCGATCACCGAGGCCGGTAGCGGCGGCTGA
- a CDS encoding type II and III secretion system protein family protein, which translates to MTPDSFLKVALLGLALSVTALPAPLRAESLRVVRTGTESTLNVPMNRAVVVESDTPFAELSIANPAIADISSLSDRTIYVLGKTPGTTTLTILNESGHLITNVDVRVAADVTEFKERLKQILPGENIEVRTANDGIVLSGTVSSSQKLDRALDLAERYAPERVSNLLSVAGVQQVMLKVRFAEMQRSVAKTLRSSLSLGGDLLGGDLGLSSETGSWLDGENTLGSPVTVATDTEGAAVFGFNAGGLEVGILLEALESKGVVRTLAEPNLTALSGQEAKFLAGGEYPVPVAQQEGTISVEFKPFGVELNFIPRVVDGDLINLELKAAVSSIDTTNGFQQDEIRIDAFRRRETSTTVEMRDGESFAIAGLLQDDFTDVNGQVPWLGDVPVLGALFRSAEYSRKQSELVIIVTPHLVTPTRGQALALPTDRVKPPSERDLFLYGRTAAEGSRPVKGAAGEVAKQDFSGSYGYVMD; encoded by the coding sequence ATGACACCTGACAGCTTCCTCAAGGTGGCCCTGCTGGGGCTGGCGCTGAGCGTGACCGCCCTGCCCGCCCCGCTGCGGGCGGAGAGCCTGCGCGTCGTGCGCACCGGCACCGAGAGCACGCTCAACGTGCCGATGAACCGCGCCGTCGTGGTCGAGAGCGACACGCCCTTTGCCGAGCTTTCCATCGCCAACCCCGCGATCGCCGACATCTCGTCGCTGTCGGACCGGACGATCTACGTGCTGGGCAAGACGCCGGGCACCACCACGCTGACCATCCTCAACGAGTCGGGCCACCTGATCACCAACGTCGACGTGCGCGTCGCCGCCGACGTCACCGAGTTCAAGGAGCGCCTGAAGCAGATCCTGCCGGGCGAGAACATCGAGGTGCGCACCGCCAACGACGGCATCGTGCTCTCGGGCACCGTGTCGAGCAGCCAGAAGCTCGACCGCGCGCTCGATCTCGCGGAGCGCTACGCGCCCGAGCGGGTCTCGAACCTGCTCTCGGTGGCCGGCGTGCAGCAGGTCATGCTGAAGGTGCGCTTCGCCGAGATGCAGCGCTCGGTCGCCAAGACCCTGCGCAGCTCGCTGTCGCTGGGCGGCGACCTGCTCGGCGGCGACCTCGGGCTTTCGTCCGAGACCGGCAGCTGGCTCGACGGCGAGAACACCCTCGGCTCGCCGGTGACCGTGGCCACCGACACCGAGGGCGCCGCGGTCTTCGGCTTCAACGCCGGCGGGCTCGAGGTGGGCATCCTGCTCGAGGCGCTGGAATCCAAGGGCGTTGTCCGCACGCTGGCCGAGCCGAACCTCACCGCCCTGTCGGGGCAGGAGGCGAAATTCCTCGCGGGCGGCGAATACCCGGTGCCCGTGGCGCAGCAGGAGGGCACGATCTCGGTCGAGTTCAAGCCCTTCGGCGTCGAGCTCAACTTCATCCCCCGCGTCGTCGACGGCGACCTCATCAACCTCGAGCTGAAGGCGGCGGTATCGTCGATCGACACCACCAACGGCTTCCAGCAGGACGAGATCCGCATCGACGCCTTCCGCCGCCGCGAGACCTCGACCACGGTCGAGATGCGCGACGGCGAGAGCTTTGCCATCGCCGGCCTGCTGCAGGACGACTTCACCGACGTGAACGGCCAAGTGCCGTGGCTCGGCGACGTGCCGGTGCTGGGCGCGCTCTTCCGCAGCGCCGAGTACAGCCGCAAGCAGTCCGAGCTGGTGATCATCGTGACGCCGCATCTCGTGACCCCGACCCGCGGACAGGCGCTTGCGCTGCCCACCGACCGGGTGAAGCCGCCCTCGGAACGCGACCTCTTCCTCTACGGCCGCACCGCCGCCGAGGGCAGCCGCCCGGTCAAGGGCGCGGCGGGCGAGGTCGCCAAGCAGGACTTCAGCGGCTCCTACGGCTATGTGATGGATTGA
- a CDS encoding CpaF family protein — MFSRYKKPTSQPAPTAAAAPAEAPKPQMVPVDTAARAQSMRKPAPKRAAEVTPQDREKKRKERMGEIKLELHRALLDNLNLAAIDQASESELREEIAAIASESLQEKGIVLNREERGTLNQELYDEVKGLGPLETLLKDETVSDILVNGPHQIFVERSGKLQLSDVTFKDERHLMRIIDKIVSAVGRRVDESNPYVDARLADGSRFNAMVPPIAVDGSLVSIRKFKKDKLGIDDLVQFGAFTEEMAVYLQAAVATRLNVIVSGGTGSGKTTTLNALSSFIDDSERILTIEDTAELQLQQTHVGRMESRPPNVEGKGAVTPRDCLKNALRMRPDRIIVGETRGEEVIDMLQAMNTGHDGSMTTIHANNPRDAISRLENMIAMAGVEMPLKAMRSQISSAVNILVQASRLQDGSRRMTSITEITGMEGDVISMQEIFRYQRVGLTPDNKILGHFTATGVRSHFSERFRMWGYDIPPSIYEPFRPE, encoded by the coding sequence ATGTTCTCGCGTTACAAGAAACCCACGTCCCAGCCCGCCCCGACCGCCGCCGCCGCGCCGGCCGAGGCGCCGAAGCCGCAGATGGTTCCGGTCGACACCGCCGCGCGGGCGCAGTCGATGCGCAAGCCCGCCCCGAAACGGGCCGCCGAGGTGACGCCGCAGGACCGCGAGAAGAAGCGCAAGGAGCGCATGGGCGAGATCAAGCTCGAGCTGCACCGCGCCCTGCTCGACAACCTGAACCTGGCTGCCATCGACCAGGCGAGCGAAAGCGAGCTGCGCGAGGAGATCGCCGCCATCGCCTCGGAATCGCTGCAGGAAAAGGGCATCGTGCTCAACCGCGAGGAACGCGGCACGCTCAACCAGGAGCTCTATGACGAGGTCAAGGGCCTCGGTCCGCTCGAGACCCTGCTCAAGGACGAAACGGTCTCGGACATCCTCGTCAACGGGCCGCACCAGATCTTCGTCGAACGCAGCGGCAAGCTGCAGCTCTCGGACGTGACCTTCAAGGACGAGCGCCACCTGATGCGGATCATCGACAAGATCGTGTCGGCCGTGGGCCGCCGGGTCGATGAATCCAACCCCTATGTCGACGCCCGCCTCGCCGACGGCTCGCGCTTCAACGCCATGGTGCCGCCGATCGCGGTCGACGGCTCGCTGGTGTCGATCCGGAAGTTCAAGAAGGACAAGCTCGGCATCGACGACCTCGTGCAGTTCGGCGCCTTCACCGAGGAGATGGCCGTCTACCTTCAGGCCGCCGTCGCGACGCGCCTCAACGTCATCGTCTCGGGCGGGACCGGCTCGGGCAAGACCACCACGCTCAACGCGCTCTCGTCCTTCATCGACGACAGCGAACGCATCCTGACCATCGAGGACACCGCCGAACTCCAGCTCCAGCAGACCCATGTGGGTCGCATGGAAAGCCGCCCGCCGAACGTCGAGGGCAAGGGCGCGGTCACCCCGCGCGACTGCCTCAAGAACGCGCTGCGGATGCGCCCCGACCGCATCATCGTCGGCGAGACGCGCGGCGAGGAGGTGATCGACATGCTGCAGGCGATGAACACCGGCCACGACGGCTCGATGACCACGATCCACGCCAACAACCCGCGCGACGCCATCTCGCGCCTCGAGAACATGATCGCCATGGCCGGGGTCGAGATGCCGCTGAAGGCGATGCGCAGCCAGATCTCCTCGGCGGTGAACATCCTCGTGCAGGCCAGCCGCCTGCAGGACGGCTCGCGCCGGATGACCTCGATCACCGAGATCACCGGCATGGAGGGCGACGTGATCTCGATGCAGGAGATCTTCCGCTACCAGCGCGTCGGCCTGACCCCGGACAACAAGATCCTCGGGCATTTCACCGCCACCGGCGTGCGCAGCCACTTCTCGGAGCGCTTCCGCATGTGGGGCTACGACATCCCGCCCTCGATCTACGAACCCTTCCGCCCGGAGTAA
- the cpaB gene encoding Flp pilus assembly protein CpaB translates to MRLVFGLVLIAGLGLAGFAVHLAKNYIGAYQTALDQERAKAVKAVPTKQIYVTTRAIAHGEMVTAEDVRLAPWPVEILPENAFDESMPLFAEGDAPRVAMRPLEKFEAVVPSKVSEPGGDAGLTSRLQPGQRAFAIKVDVHTGVSGFLRPGDRVDVYWTGRMPTEDADRSRGEFTKLIQAGVRLIAIDQTADMEDADVNIARSVTVAATPQQIAGLAQAQSTGRLSLSLMNANDTTVAEVIEVDQRVMLGLELPEERKKEAIAETCKTRVRRGGEVAEIPIPCTN, encoded by the coding sequence ATGCGACTGGTATTCGGACTGGTTCTGATCGCGGGGCTCGGCCTTGCCGGCTTCGCCGTTCACCTGGCCAAGAATTACATCGGCGCCTACCAGACGGCGCTGGATCAGGAGCGCGCCAAGGCCGTCAAGGCGGTGCCGACCAAGCAGATCTACGTGACCACCCGCGCCATCGCGCATGGCGAGATGGTCACCGCCGAGGATGTCCGGCTTGCCCCCTGGCCCGTCGAGATCCTCCCCGAGAACGCCTTCGACGAGAGCATGCCGCTCTTTGCCGAGGGGGACGCGCCGCGCGTCGCCATGCGCCCGCTCGAGAAGTTCGAGGCGGTGGTGCCCTCCAAGGTGAGCGAGCCCGGCGGCGATGCCGGCCTCACCTCGCGACTGCAGCCCGGCCAGCGCGCCTTTGCCATCAAGGTCGACGTGCACACCGGCGTGTCGGGCTTCCTGCGCCCCGGCGACCGGGTCGACGTCTACTGGACCGGCCGCATGCCGACCGAGGACGCCGACCGCTCCCGCGGCGAGTTCACCAAGCTGATCCAGGCCGGGGTGCGGCTCATCGCCATCGACCAGACCGCCGACATGGAGGATGCCGACGTGAACATCGCCCGCTCGGTGACCGTGGCGGCGACCCCGCAGCAGATCGCCGGCCTTGCGCAGGCGCAGAGCACCGGGCGGCTGTCGCTGTCGCTGATGAACGCCAACGACACCACCGTGGCCGAGGTGATCGAGGTCGACCAGCGCGTCATGCTCGGGCTCGAACTGCCCGAGGAGCGGAAAAAGGAGGCGATCGCCGAGACCTGCAAGACCCGCGTGCGCCGCGGCGGCGAAGTCGCCGAGATCCCGATCCCCTGCACGAACTGA
- a CDS encoding AAA family ATPase, with protein sequence MTTTPERQSAPAPILACTVSRDVQNFDLLIEDMEALMGEAWGDLGFDDALTFLGQPDAASLEFIALAIDSEDEDTLPLLGQIIARATERGIKVVLIAEDVTPAALHKLLRGGADEFAPYPLPEGELAAAVARFRARAEAAARALDPVPAAEARVKLKGGGDGVLIAAQGLCGGCGTTTFAVNLAWELATVLKQGGPRVCLIDLSLQFGAIATYLDLPRRDAVFELLSDIPSMDGDSFGQALTPYEDRLHVLTAPPDMLPLDMLSPEDVKRLLDTAREHYDFVVVDLPKAITHWTDTVLTESQVYFALVELDMRSAQNAIRLKRALQSEDLPFDKLRFALNRAPKFTDLQGKARAKRMAEGLGIEIGLYLPDGGKQVQMAGDHGLPLARQAGKNPLRKEIAKLAAELYAIGQSAAEAA encoded by the coding sequence ATGACCACAACTCCCGAGCGGCAGTCCGCCCCAGCGCCGATCCTGGCCTGCACCGTGAGCCGGGACGTGCAGAACTTCGACCTGCTCATCGAGGACATGGAAGCGCTGATGGGCGAGGCCTGGGGTGACCTTGGCTTCGACGACGCGCTGACCTTCCTCGGGCAGCCCGACGCCGCCTCTCTGGAATTCATCGCCCTCGCCATCGACAGCGAGGACGAGGACACGCTTCCCCTGCTCGGCCAGATCATCGCCCGCGCCACCGAGCGTGGCATCAAGGTGGTGCTGATCGCCGAGGACGTGACCCCGGCGGCGCTGCACAAGCTGCTGCGCGGCGGCGCGGACGAGTTCGCCCCCTACCCGCTGCCCGAGGGCGAGCTGGCCGCCGCGGTCGCGCGCTTCCGTGCCCGCGCCGAGGCCGCGGCCCGCGCGCTCGACCCCGTTCCCGCCGCCGAGGCGCGCGTCAAGCTCAAGGGCGGCGGCGACGGCGTGCTGATCGCCGCGCAGGGCCTCTGCGGCGGCTGCGGCACCACGACCTTTGCGGTGAACCTCGCCTGGGAGCTGGCCACGGTGCTCAAGCAGGGCGGCCCCCGCGTGTGCCTGATCGACCTCAGCCTGCAGTTCGGCGCGATCGCCACCTACCTCGACCTGCCCCGCCGCGACGCCGTGTTCGAGCTGCTGAGCGACATCCCCTCGATGGACGGCGACAGCTTCGGCCAGGCGCTGACCCCCTACGAGGACCGTCTGCACGTGCTGACCGCGCCGCCCGACATGCTGCCGCTCGACATGCTCTCGCCCGAGGACGTGAAGCGCCTGCTCGACACCGCGCGCGAGCACTACGATTTCGTCGTGGTCGACCTGCCAAAGGCGATCACCCACTGGACCGACACGGTCCTCACCGAGTCCCAGGTCTACTTCGCGCTGGTCGAGCTCGACATGCGCTCGGCGCAGAACGCCATCCGCCTGAAGCGCGCGCTGCAATCCGAGGACCTGCCCTTCGACAAGCTGCGCTTCGCGCTGAACCGCGCGCCGAAGTTCACCGACCTCCAGGGCAAGGCCCGCGCCAAGCGCATGGCCGAGGGGCTCGGCATCGAGATCGGCCTGTACCTGCCCGACGGCGGCAAGCAGGTCCAGATGGCCGGCGACCATGGTCTGCCGCTGGCCAGGCAGGCGGGCAAGAACCCGCTGCGCAAGGAAATCGCCAAGCTGGCCGCCGAGCTCTACGCCATCGGCCAGTCGGCTGCGGAAGCCGCGTGA
- the hrpB gene encoding ATP-dependent helicase HrpB, with translation MDHLPIDAALPELLSALRARGRAVLQAPPGAGKTTRVPLAMLEAGLTPGRIVMLEPRRLAARAAATRMAETLGEAPGETVGYRIRGESKTSKATRIEVVTEGILTRMIQSDPELAGVGAVIFDEFHERSLNADLGLALCLEIAGALRDDLILLAMSATLDAGPVGELMQAPVVTSEGRSFPVEPRWLERSVPKTQRFEQAMADLIAQAAAETEGGILAFLPGEGEIRCAESLLKTRLPKDVTIRPLFGAMDFAAQRAAIRPEGQGRKLVLATSIAETSLTIEDIRVVVDGGRARRARFDPGSGMSRLVTEKVTRAEATQRAGRGGRVAPGIAYKLWTRGEEGALQAFPPAEIETADLAGLALELALWGATPEDLPFLTPPHPGAFAEAQALLAMLGALGGDGRITAHGRRLARLPLHPRLAHMLSLAGPEAAPLAALLAERDPLRGAPSDLGFRLEAIRDLRRFTETRPYEVTRAALERIKLEAKRLARAAGEGQGERLSPAAQAALAYPDRIGLRRKGDAPRYQLSGGKGAVMDEGDPLAQTRLIVVTDTDGNPREARIRQAIPIAESELRALFAEQIGWHELCEWSKRDRRVIARQQERFGVLALDDRQWKDAPAEAISRAMLDGVRELGISLSDAARRFCARVEIGRAAGLDLPDMGPEALMAGIDDWLLPFLGGVKSAEDWKRFDLLPALRARLDWGQAQALDASVPGRFTTPLGREIPIDYSGQHPEITLRIQEMFGQRTHPMVGRVPLRVTLLSPAQRPVQTTMDLPGFWAGSYADVRKDMKAQYPRHPWPEDPREADPTLRAKPRGT, from the coding sequence ATGGATCACCTGCCCATCGACGCCGCCCTTCCCGAGCTTCTCTCCGCCCTGCGCGCGCGCGGCCGCGCCGTGCTGCAGGCCCCGCCCGGCGCCGGCAAGACCACCCGCGTGCCGCTGGCCATGCTCGAGGCCGGGCTGACCCCGGGACGCATCGTCATGCTCGAGCCGCGCCGGCTGGCCGCCCGCGCCGCCGCCACGCGCATGGCCGAGACACTGGGCGAGGCACCGGGCGAGACCGTGGGCTACCGCATCCGGGGCGAGAGCAAGACCTCGAAGGCGACCCGCATCGAGGTGGTGACCGAGGGCATCCTCACCCGCATGATCCAGTCCGACCCCGAGCTCGCGGGCGTCGGCGCGGTGATCTTCGACGAATTCCACGAACGCTCGCTCAACGCCGATCTCGGCCTCGCGCTCTGCCTCGAGATCGCCGGGGCGCTGCGCGACGACCTGATCCTGCTCGCCATGTCCGCGACGCTCGACGCGGGGCCGGTGGGCGAGCTGATGCAGGCCCCGGTGGTGACCTCCGAGGGCCGCAGCTTCCCGGTCGAGCCGCGCTGGCTCGAGCGCTCCGTGCCGAAGACCCAGCGCTTCGAGCAGGCGATGGCCGATCTCATCGCGCAGGCGGCGGCCGAGACCGAGGGGGGAATCCTCGCCTTCCTGCCGGGCGAGGGCGAGATTCGCTGCGCCGAGTCGCTGCTGAAGACCCGCCTGCCGAAGGACGTCACCATTCGGCCGCTCTTCGGCGCCATGGATTTCGCCGCGCAGCGCGCCGCGATCCGGCCCGAGGGGCAGGGGCGCAAGCTGGTGCTCGCCACCTCGATCGCCGAGACCTCGCTCACCATCGAGGACATCCGCGTGGTGGTCGACGGCGGCCGCGCCCGGCGCGCGCGCTTCGATCCCGGCTCGGGCATGTCGCGGCTGGTGACCGAGAAGGTCACCCGCGCCGAGGCCACCCAGCGGGCCGGCCGCGGCGGGCGCGTCGCCCCGGGAATCGCCTACAAGCTCTGGACAAGGGGCGAGGAGGGCGCGCTGCAGGCCTTCCCCCCCGCCGAGATCGAGACCGCCGACCTTGCCGGGCTGGCGCTGGAGCTGGCGCTCTGGGGCGCGACGCCCGAGGACCTGCCCTTCCTCACCCCGCCGCATCCCGGCGCCTTCGCCGAGGCACAGGCGTTGCTCGCGATGCTCGGCGCGCTGGGTGGGGACGGGCGCATCACCGCCCACGGCCGCAGGCTTGCCCGCCTGCCGCTGCACCCTCGGCTCGCGCACATGCTGAGCCTCGCCGGCCCCGAGGCCGCGCCGCTCGCCGCGCTTTTGGCCGAGCGCGATCCGCTGCGCGGCGCGCCCTCCGACCTCGGCTTCCGGCTCGAGGCGATCCGCGACCTGCGCCGCTTCACCGAGACCCGCCCCTACGAGGTCACCCGCGCCGCGCTGGAGCGCATCAAGCTCGAGGCGAAGCGCCTCGCCCGCGCCGCCGGGGAGGGGCAGGGCGAGCGGCTCTCGCCCGCCGCGCAGGCGGCGCTCGCCTATCCCGACCGCATCGGGCTGCGCCGCAAGGGCGATGCGCCGCGCTACCAGCTCTCGGGCGGCAAGGGCGCGGTGATGGACGAGGGCGATCCGTTGGCGCAGACCCGGCTCATCGTCGTCACCGACACCGACGGCAACCCGCGCGAGGCGCGCATCCGCCAGGCCATCCCCATCGCCGAATCGGAGCTGCGCGCGCTCTTCGCCGAGCAGATCGGCTGGCACGAGCTCTGCGAATGGTCGAAGCGCGACCGCCGGGTCATCGCCCGGCAGCAGGAGCGGTTCGGCGTGCTCGCCCTCGATGACCGGCAGTGGAAGGACGCGCCCGCCGAGGCGATCTCGCGCGCCATGCTGGATGGCGTGCGCGAGCTCGGCATTTCGCTCTCGGACGCCGCCCGCCGCTTCTGCGCGCGGGTCGAGATCGGCCGCGCCGCCGGGCTCGACCTGCCGGACATGGGGCCGGAGGCGCTGATGGCCGGGATCGACGACTGGCTGCTGCCCTTCCTCGGCGGGGTGAAGAGCGCCGAGGACTGGAAACGCTTCGACCTGCTGCCCGCCCTGCGCGCAAGGCTCGACTGGGGCCAGGCGCAGGCGCTCGACGCCTCGGTGCCGGGCCGGTTCACCACGCCGCTCGGGCGCGAGATCCCGATCGACTATTCCGGCCAGCACCCCGAGATCACCCTGCGCATCCAGGAGATGTTCGGCCAGCGCACCCATCCCATGGTCGGCAGGGTGCCGCTGCGGGTCACGCTGCTCTCGCCGGCGCAGCGGCCGGTGCAGACCACCATGGACCTGCCGGGCTTCTGGGCCGGCTCCTACGCCGACGTGCGCAAGGACATGAAGGCGCAGTACCCGCGCCACCCCTGGCCCGAGGACCCGCGCGAGGCCGACCCCACGCTGCGCGCCAAGCCGCGCGGCACCTGA
- a CDS encoding type II secretion system F family protein, whose translation MLSAEPIIYGLIFIGVLVLVEGIYLVAFGKSISLNSKVNRRLEMLNKNASREDVLATLRKEMDQHRNNRGIPLYSLLADRAQKAALAFTPRQLIMIMGGVSVFAFFALSLGTQASLPVRIVMGIGIGVGGVYMWVNGKAKKRLGLIEEQLPDAVELMVRSLRVGYPFSSAISIVSKEIKDPLATEFGVISDEATYGRDIGEALKQMAERLDMQDLRFLAVAVSIQQQSGGNLAEILEGLAKVIRARFRLFRRVKAITAEAQWSGKFLSGFPVFVLLAIQVLDPNYYDEVIDHPFFIPACFAVAIFLVLNLIVMRILVNIKV comes from the coding sequence ATGCTCAGCGCAGAACCGATCATCTACGGCCTGATCTTCATCGGGGTCCTGGTCCTGGTCGAGGGCATCTACCTCGTGGCCTTCGGCAAGTCGATCAGCCTCAACAGCAAGGTGAACCGCCGGCTGGAGATGCTGAACAAGAATGCCTCGCGCGAGGACGTCCTCGCGACGCTGCGCAAGGAGATGGACCAGCACCGCAACAACCGGGGGATCCCGCTCTACTCGCTGCTCGCCGACCGGGCGCAGAAGGCGGCGCTCGCCTTCACCCCCCGGCAGCTGATCATGATCATGGGCGGCGTCAGCGTCTTCGCCTTCTTCGCGCTGTCGCTCGGCACGCAGGCCTCGCTGCCGGTGCGCATCGTGATGGGGATCGGGATCGGCGTCGGCGGCGTCTACATGTGGGTCAACGGCAAGGCCAAGAAGCGCCTCGGCCTGATCGAGGAGCAGCTGCCGGACGCCGTCGAGCTGATGGTGCGCAGCCTGCGCGTGGGCTACCCGTTCAGCTCGGCGATCAGCATCGTCTCGAAGGAGATCAAGGACCCGCTCGCCACCGAGTTCGGGGTGATCTCCGACGAGGCCACCTATGGCCGCGACATCGGCGAGGCGCTCAAGCAGATGGCCGAGCGGCTCGACATGCAGGACCTGCGCTTCCTCGCCGTCGCGGTCAGCATCCAGCAGCAGTCGGGCGGCAACCTCGCCGAGATCCTCGAGGGCCTCGCCAAGGTGATCCGCGCGCGCTTCCGCCTGTTCCGGCGGGTCAAGGCGATCACCGCCGAGGCGCAATGGTCCGGCAAGTTCCTGTCGGGGTTCCCGGTCTTCGTGCTGCTCGCGATCCAGGTGCTCGACCCGAACTACTACGACGAGGTCATCGACCACCCCTTCTTCATCCCCGCCTGTTTCGCGGTGGCGATCTTCCTGGTCCTGAACCTGATCGTCATGCGCATCCTGGTGAACATCAAGGTCTGA